Proteins encoded together in one Branchiostoma floridae strain S238N-H82 chromosome 18, Bfl_VNyyK, whole genome shotgun sequence window:
- the LOC118405310 gene encoding uncharacterized protein LOC118405310 isoform X2 gives MEVNMNRYTTLITVVALAVVAALVPVTSAGQCVDAKPGANFTNERYYGLWYEIGKIQTAGGAFFEKDCVCTNIAIKADPSGNEGDAIVTNSCRKNTPQGKYLNATAKLIQETVPGIWQESFFPFAPTQTYTIIYIGDDYAVEYDCESVFGLLNYCIHILSRKPTQDPGLTMKLLQGSLDMGLNSEKLDYVQTLQEGCW, from the exons ATGGAGGTAAAT ATGAACAGATACACGACGCTCATAACGGTGGTTGCATTAGCGGTGGTGGCGGCGCTAGTCCCCGTAACCAGTGCCGGCCAATGTGTGGACGCCAAACCTGGCGCTAACTTCACCAACGAGCGCTACTACGGGCTGTGGTACGAGATCGGCAAG ATCCAAACGGCCGGAGGGGCGTTCTTTGAGAAGGACTGTGTCTGTACCAACATCGCCATCAAAGCTGACCCTAGCGGGAATGAGGGAGACGCTATAGTTACTAACAGCTGTAGGAAGAACACTCCACAGGGAAAATACCTGAACGCTACAG CCAAACTGATCCAGGAGACAGTACCAGGGATATGGCAGGAAAGCTTCTTCCCCTTTGCTCCCACG CAAACCTACACCATCATCTACATTGGAGATGACTATGCTGTAGAGTATGACTGCGAGTCAGTGTTCGGCCTACTGAACTACTGTATCCACATCCTGTCTCGCAAACCCACTCAGGACCCAGGCCTTACCATGAAGCTCCTCCAGGGTTCCTTAGACATGGGGCTCAACTCGGAGAAACTGGACTACGTACAGACTCTGCAAGAGGGGTGCTGGTAG
- the LOC118405310 gene encoding uncharacterized protein LOC118405310 isoform X3 — protein sequence MEMNRYTTLITVVALAVVAALVPVTSAGQCVDAKPGANFTNERYYGLWYEIGKIQTAGGAFFEKDCVCTNIAIKADPSGNEGDAIVTNSCRKNTPQGKYLNATAKLIQETVPGIWQESFFPFAPTQTYTIIYIGDDYAVEYDCESVFGLLNYCIHILSRKPTQDPGLTMKLLQGSLDMGLNSEKLDYVQTLQEGCW from the exons ATGGAG ATGAACAGATACACGACGCTCATAACGGTGGTTGCATTAGCGGTGGTGGCGGCGCTAGTCCCCGTAACCAGTGCCGGCCAATGTGTGGACGCCAAACCTGGCGCTAACTTCACCAACGAGCGCTACTACGGGCTGTGGTACGAGATCGGCAAG ATCCAAACGGCCGGAGGGGCGTTCTTTGAGAAGGACTGTGTCTGTACCAACATCGCCATCAAAGCTGACCCTAGCGGGAATGAGGGAGACGCTATAGTTACTAACAGCTGTAGGAAGAACACTCCACAGGGAAAATACCTGAACGCTACAG CCAAACTGATCCAGGAGACAGTACCAGGGATATGGCAGGAAAGCTTCTTCCCCTTTGCTCCCACG CAAACCTACACCATCATCTACATTGGAGATGACTATGCTGTAGAGTATGACTGCGAGTCAGTGTTCGGCCTACTGAACTACTGTATCCACATCCTGTCTCGCAAACCCACTCAGGACCCAGGCCTTACCATGAAGCTCCTCCAGGGTTCCTTAGACATGGGGCTCAACTCGGAGAAACTGGACTACGTACAGACTCTGCAAGAGGGGTGCTGGTAG
- the LOC118405310 gene encoding uncharacterized protein LOC118405310 isoform X1 translates to MTLLPTSQNLHVKEMMNRYTTLITVVALAVVAALVPVTSAGQCVDAKPGANFTNERYYGLWYEIGKIQTAGGAFFEKDCVCTNIAIKADPSGNEGDAIVTNSCRKNTPQGKYLNATAKLIQETVPGIWQESFFPFAPTQTYTIIYIGDDYAVEYDCESVFGLLNYCIHILSRKPTQDPGLTMKLLQGSLDMGLNSEKLDYVQTLQEGCW, encoded by the exons atgactctCCTCCCAACATCTCAGAATCTACACGTTAAAGAAATG ATGAACAGATACACGACGCTCATAACGGTGGTTGCATTAGCGGTGGTGGCGGCGCTAGTCCCCGTAACCAGTGCCGGCCAATGTGTGGACGCCAAACCTGGCGCTAACTTCACCAACGAGCGCTACTACGGGCTGTGGTACGAGATCGGCAAG ATCCAAACGGCCGGAGGGGCGTTCTTTGAGAAGGACTGTGTCTGTACCAACATCGCCATCAAAGCTGACCCTAGCGGGAATGAGGGAGACGCTATAGTTACTAACAGCTGTAGGAAGAACACTCCACAGGGAAAATACCTGAACGCTACAG CCAAACTGATCCAGGAGACAGTACCAGGGATATGGCAGGAAAGCTTCTTCCCCTTTGCTCCCACG CAAACCTACACCATCATCTACATTGGAGATGACTATGCTGTAGAGTATGACTGCGAGTCAGTGTTCGGCCTACTGAACTACTGTATCCACATCCTGTCTCGCAAACCCACTCAGGACCCAGGCCTTACCATGAAGCTCCTCCAGGGTTCCTTAGACATGGGGCTCAACTCGGAGAAACTGGACTACGTACAGACTCTGCAAGAGGGGTGCTGGTAG
- the LOC118405310 gene encoding uncharacterized protein LOC118405310 isoform X4, which produces MNRYTTLITVVALAVVAALVPVTSAGQCVDAKPGANFTNERYYGLWYEIGKIQTAGGAFFEKDCVCTNIAIKADPSGNEGDAIVTNSCRKNTPQGKYLNATAKLIQETVPGIWQESFFPFAPTQTYTIIYIGDDYAVEYDCESVFGLLNYCIHILSRKPTQDPGLTMKLLQGSLDMGLNSEKLDYVQTLQEGCW; this is translated from the exons ATGAACAGATACACGACGCTCATAACGGTGGTTGCATTAGCGGTGGTGGCGGCGCTAGTCCCCGTAACCAGTGCCGGCCAATGTGTGGACGCCAAACCTGGCGCTAACTTCACCAACGAGCGCTACTACGGGCTGTGGTACGAGATCGGCAAG ATCCAAACGGCCGGAGGGGCGTTCTTTGAGAAGGACTGTGTCTGTACCAACATCGCCATCAAAGCTGACCCTAGCGGGAATGAGGGAGACGCTATAGTTACTAACAGCTGTAGGAAGAACACTCCACAGGGAAAATACCTGAACGCTACAG CCAAACTGATCCAGGAGACAGTACCAGGGATATGGCAGGAAAGCTTCTTCCCCTTTGCTCCCACG CAAACCTACACCATCATCTACATTGGAGATGACTATGCTGTAGAGTATGACTGCGAGTCAGTGTTCGGCCTACTGAACTACTGTATCCACATCCTGTCTCGCAAACCCACTCAGGACCCAGGCCTTACCATGAAGCTCCTCCAGGGTTCCTTAGACATGGGGCTCAACTCGGAGAAACTGGACTACGTACAGACTCTGCAAGAGGGGTGCTGGTAG